The genomic stretch AATAATCGATTGGTTTATCGGGATGAAATTGACAATAATGGAATAACGTAACTCAAGTTACTGAGCTAGTAGAGATAGTTGTCGGCTATTGTTAATTTGATGACTCATCCGTGACTCTGAAGCTTTAAAAAGTCTGATTATGTCATTGGGGTCATTTCGATTTAGTCTTTGAGACTTCACAACAGGAggtctgcattaaaaaaaagttggcaTGAAGTTTGAAATGAGTAGCCATTTACCCAACACAGGGAAGcaatctaaaatatattttggtttgCATTAGCGGaaagaatatacagtatataatttattattattactaatatcaTATTTTTTGAACAGTTGCTCGGATAAAACAATCTTGTTACCGTAGGCTCTGGGAAATTGTgctacacttttttttaacttttctgATATTTTTCAGAGTAAATTAATAACTGAcaatcattaaaataattgCCAGATTTATTGATTAAGTAATTGATGATGACCTACTCGCTTGGATTGTAACACTGCTAATTGTAAAGAGGAACCTCGTTGTGTCTAAGATTCaattcaacatttttttgtctttgtgttttctttatttctacAGGTCCTGGTACTATTAAACTAAAGAGGAACATCCATTATCCTTGCcaaagattacatttttcttattgttttttttgtattccatTATGGCTGCTTAGACACCTACAAAGGGGATGTCTGagatggggggaggggtttGAGAACACATATCccttggtctgtgtgtgtgtgtgtgtgtgtttgtgtgtgtgtgtgtgtgtgcgtgcgcttgtgtgcttgatttatttactttatataatGTTTGTACACATAATCACCAACCACAAGTTTAGGTTTGAATGGTTACATAATATATTCAATCTTTCTGATCTAAATAAAGTGTGTACTGATCCTGGGTGACATGATCACAGTGTAATATTCTGATAATTGATTTGAGGATGCATTTTAATTTCGTGTTTTAAAATAGTCCATCCTTTTTTACTGCACAGCATGTGTTTTGTTGGACTTGCATCCACTGGGACTGtaactgaataaatattgaagTTTCAGCAGTTAAATGCTCAGAGGTAGTACTCTCTCCTAGGTACAGGTCAAATGGATCCAGGTGTAAAGTATAGCCTCAGGCTATATGTAGGGAATGGGATGTTTAACGACAAATATATCCATGGGTATGTCATGCAGTGTGTATCCAATACTCATTTAGTACACGCGTGTGTGGTTGCTGGATGGGTAGTTTTGTTTCTTCTACAGGAAGTGTTGCACTAAGTCAAACTTTACTTTTGGTTTTTACTATCTCGGTTCTGTATTTTGAGTTCAGCACCTTCTCTTACTCTTCCCCCTGGTCTGTTTAACTATTTTCTGTTGCagtatgagtgagtgtgttggTGTGAGAAAGTGTGACCTAGGGTTTTCTCAAACCCCTCTCCCTTTTGAAGGACATCTCTTTTGCCCTTATAtttcttaaacaaaaaaaaaaatggaaactcTTGTTCAACTGAAAAACAACCCGTTTTTGATGGGTTTGTGTCGCAACGGGCCTCCCCCTGACCTGCAATATGATAACTCCTCAGGTACtagtttcttttattctttccctttaccatattatatatatttttattcaaGAAAGATACTTTTGGTATTCAACCTTCTGGGATGTGCTTAAGGAAATGTGTCAACATGATGTGTTTTTCATCCCCAGAGCTATTCCGCATTTCAACCTTTGCTCGATTCCCTGCTTCGGGAGTCACAGAGCGTAGTCTGGCAAGGGCAGGTTGGTTCTACACCGGCGTGGGCGACCGGGTGCAGTGTTTCAGGTGTAACGTGACGGCAGAGGGCTGGCAGGCCGGAGACTGTccaacagagaaacacaagcaACTCTGCTCTTCCTGCTCCTTCATCCAGAGCCTCCCGTCTACAGCCaatctgctctcctcctctcactctgcCTTCTCCCCACTCCGCATTGCCCCAGCCATACCAGTAAGATCTCTGGAAATTTCTTAAAATAAGAGATATGCTTTATAGAAGAAAGGTGGCCCTATGTTTTGgaatagttttgtttttgaggAATCTGTTTTTGAAATATCAGAGCAATGAGTATACGCCATATActgatatcatttttttttactacagtaGTTGCCGTTCCCAGTAGTATTAAGCTATGTGAGTAAAATCGTAATGGCAGGCCGGAAATCGTAATTTCTTGTATCTTTTTCTTCAAGCTTTCTGGTCCAGGCCCAGCAGCTCCTAACCCAACAGCAAGCCAAGGTGAAGAGCCAGTTGGGTACCTAAACATGGGCTTCTCTGCTCCACAACCCTCGAGCCCACTCAGCTCTCGTGGTGTAGAGGACATGTCCCACCAGAGACCAACGTGCCACAACCCCAGCATGCGCAGAGAGCAGGACCGCCTCGACACTTTCCACCCCTGGACGCTCTCCATCATAACTCCAGCTGAGCTCGCCAAGGCAGGCTTCTACTACCTGGGCCAGGGTGACCGAGTGGCCTGCTTCAGCTGTGGTGGacaggtatgtatgtatgatcACAGGAGCATGAACCCAGCTGCTCTGTGGAAGTAAATggcttattattttattatatctcTGGGCTGTAACTTGGGTTGCACTCTTACCTGATGCTTTGTTCAGAGGAATTGAATTATCTTCCTTTCAATCTTtacatttgattgtttttgtagTCCTGCTCATGTATGTTGTGTTACTTAAACCATTACTTTTTGTGTTAGAATTTCTTATTTAGACTCTTCCTCAAGCATCTTGTTAACAGGTCTTGATAGGAATACACAAATAGGGtggtttattaaaaatgttgacaagtttttgtctgtttgcagTTGAGTAACTGGGAGCCAGGTGACAAAGCCGTGTCTGAGCACCAGAGGCATTATCCAAACTGCCGATTTGTGCGCGGGGAAAGAGCTGACAACGTGTCGCTGTCCGGAGCTGCGGCTGGAGGAGTTACTTCTCAATTGTCTTCAGGAACCCTCAGCAATGTGTCTAACCCTGCCATGCAGCAGAGTGACGAGAGGCTGCTCACTTTTGTCAACTGGCCTTCTCGTATCCCTGTCAGGCCTGACCAGCTGGCTAAAGCTGGCTTCTACTATGTCGGTACGGACCATATCAAAGAGACAAGCTTATCATGGTTTCTCCTTATCAGACCGTCACCTGATGAGGAGAAACATGGCGCAGCTAGGAgggtgaatattggacttaggTGGACAAAACTCTAAATGAGAGctacagttttattttttgccaaaATACAAGCTAATATGACAAAAAttatcgtaaaaaaaaaggtttgaatgAAATCCTTTCTTTCCCCTTCCTAGATTGGGGGTGTCCACTGCAGACAGATATTTATCAGAATCAgtatttgttagtttttttcccTTGAATTGGAAAGTCCCGAATGAAATAATTTTACGTACAACTTGTTATAAACCTGTTACTAAATATAGGACTCccaaaagaggaaataaaagatgataGGTTTCAAACAGTCATCTTCATAAGATTAACAACGTTTTACTCATTCAAAGAATCCCCCTAAAATCCATGAGTCAAACTGAAAGCCCTTTGTTTGCCCTCAAGGCCGTAACGATGATGTCAAGTGTTTCTGCTGCGATGGAGGCCTACGATGCTGGGAGTCGGGAGATGATCCATGGGTGGAACATGCTAAATGGTTCCCTCGGTAAATACTGCTGTTTAATCTTTTTGAGCAATTTATACTGTcgtaaaatacaaatattctgattgttttacatgttttgtaTGCAATTCTGGTTAATTGCAGGTGTGAATATTTGCTCCAGGAGAAGGGACAAGAGTTTGTTCACCAGATTCAGGCTCGCTTCCCTCGGCTGTTTGAGCAGGTCAGTAGAGAGcaacagcatcatcatcatcataataataataataatctgttatTGGTTCATGCATTAGCAAGGGACaactcattttaaaaaaaagaagaaaataatgcttatttttctgttttctccCTAAAAAGCTTTTAACAAATGGAGACAGCAGCTCCAGAGAGTTTGTGGATCCACCTGGTGAGTTTGAAACAATGTAGAATCAAGAGACATTAAAATGGGTCTCTAGACTCCGTACAGTCAGACATTTTTCCTGATGGGGTGAAATGTTGGGAAGTCATATCGGGCAGCCTGACGTGTTTacaccctcctcctcgtcttagTGGTTCACCTCGGTCCAGGAGAGGAGCGATCCGAGGACGCTGTCATGATGAACACCCCTGTGATTAAGTCTGCTTTAGAGATGGGCTTTGAGCGTAGTCTTGTCAAGCAAACAGTCCAAAGCAAGATCCTGACCAGTGGAGAGAACTACAGAACAGTCCAGGAACTGGTTTTAGACCTGCTGAGTGCCGAGGAccagaaaagggaggaggagcgAGAAATGCTGGCAGAGGCGATGGCATCAGGTACAACTGACGGTGAAAATATGGGTGTCTCTGCAATGTATTGTCCATGAAAATGAACAACCATGAATTCCAGTGTTAGTTGTGCCATCAGTTGCTCTCAGGCCAGTGAACTTTTGAATGAATTACTTAGTTTACTCCGTTTGTTTCAGATGGTTTCACCTTTGTGAAGAGACACCAGGCAGCGTTGATCCAGCGTCTGAAGAGTGTGGAGCCAGTGCTGGAGCATTTAAGAGAgcaaaatgttttatgtgagtttctctcttcctgtattttaatatgatatatttaaataccgccctatgtcagctgggataggctccagcgcccccgcgaccctaatgaggataagcggtattgaaaatggatggatggatggatggatggatatttaaaTACGTGTTACCacatcttttaaatgttttgtaacTCCACTAGTAGAAAGGACAGTTAATTAGTTCGTTTTTTCCACAGCAATGCGATTTCATTATTTCTGATCATAAGTGTagaaataaagtgaataaaCTACAATAATCATGACTGACAAGCAGTTATTGTGCAAAACCCTATTGTTTATAGAATAATTGCATTATTCAGCTGTAGCATCTAGAGGTGAGAAACGTCTCCATTGTGAGTAACTTCCTGTTAACCTGCAGCCATCGAGGAGTACAGCGGTCTGAAGGCCCAGACGTCGGCCCAGCAGCAAACCGCCAGGCTCATAGAGCTCGTTCTCACCAAGGGAAACGCGGCAGCCGAGGTCTTTCGCAACTGGATCCAGAAAAACGACGTCCACCTGCTCAGAGATCTCATGGGTACGTCTTTCCCACCACACCTTTTATGTTTGTACTCGTCACAGAAAGAACATGCAGTGTGTTCTCAACCTGAGTACACTGAAGTAAAAAACATTAGATATAGTTGGCCACTAACAAGTTGAGCTTAGGCTCTGTGTAACTATCAgcacttaaaataataataggaGAAAATTATGAACTGATGAGTTtgggacagacatggatgtaaactgcaactttaCCGGATGGCGGATTCATACTATCACAAAGTGTAAATCCATCAATCTGGTGCACTTTGAGAGCAAAATGAAGGCTTGATTTATGA from Cyclopterus lumpus isolate fCycLum1 chromosome 14, fCycLum1.pri, whole genome shotgun sequence encodes the following:
- the birc2 gene encoding baculoviral IAP repeat-containing protein 2 isoform X1 — translated: METLVQLKNNPFLMGLCRNGPPPDLQYDNSSELFRISTFARFPASGVTERSLARAGWFYTGVGDRVQCFRCNVTAEGWQAGDCPTEKHKQLCSSCSFIQSLPSTANLLSSSHSAFSPLRIAPAIPLSGPGPAAPNPTASQGEEPVGYLNMGFSAPQPSSPLSSRGVEDMSHQRPTCHNPSMRREQDRLDTFHPWTLSIITPAELAKAGFYYLGQGDRVACFSCGGQLSNWEPGDKAVSEHQRHYPNCRFVRGERADNVSLSGAAAGGVTSQLSSGTLSNVSNPAMQQSDERLLTFVNWPSRIPVRPDQLAKAGFYYVGRNDDVKCFCCDGGLRCWESGDDPWVEHAKWFPRCEYLLQEKGQEFVHQIQARFPRLFEQLLTNGDSSSREFVDPPVVHLGPGEERSEDAVMMNTPVIKSALEMGFERSLVKQTVQSKILTSGENYRTVQELVLDLLSAEDQKREEEREMLAEAMASDGFTFVKRHQAALIQRLKSVEPVLEHLREQNVLSIEEYSGLKAQTSAQQQTARLIELVLTKGNAAAEVFRNWIQKNDVHLLRDLMAQSNEAASPSQDLSDPPHGGAAAAPAGGAYLQGVHG
- the birc2 gene encoding baculoviral IAP repeat-containing protein 2 isoform X2, translated to METLVQLKNNPFLMGLCRNGPPPDLQYDNSSELFRISTFARFPASGVTERSLARAGWFYTGVGDRVQCFRCNVTAEGWQAGDCPTEKHKQLCSSCSFIQSLPSTANLLSSSHSAFSPLRIAPAIPLSGPGPAAPNPTASQGEEPVGYLNMGFSAPQPSSPLSSRGVEDMSHQRPTCHNPSMRREQDRLDTFHPWTLSIITPAELAKAGFYYLGQGDRVACFSCGGQLSNWEPGDKAVSEHQRHYPNCRFVRGERADNVSLSGAAAGGVTSQLSSGTLSNVSNPAMQQSDERLLTFVNWPSRIPVRPDQLAKAGFYYVGRNDDVKCFCCDGGLRCWESGDDPWVEHAKWFPRCEYLLQEKGQEFVHQIQARFPRLFEQLLTNGDSSSREFVDPPVVHLGPGEERSEDAVMMNTPVIKSALEMGFERSLVKQTVQSKILTSGENYRTVQELVLDLLSAEDQKREEEREMLAEAMASDGFTFVKRHQAALIQRLKSVEPVLEHLREQNVLSIEEYSGLKAQTSAQQQTARLIELVLTKGNAAAEVFRNWIQKNDVHLLRDLMAQSNEAASPSQDLSDLLDFKDKSISFLQTLPMEEQLRRLQEERTCKVCMDKEVNIVFIPCGHLVVCKECAPSLRKCPICRGLVKGTVRTFLS